From the genome of Ptychodera flava strain L36383 chromosome 13, AS_Pfla_20210202, whole genome shotgun sequence:
tcaCAAAACTGAGCCGGTGAAAACTTCAGATAATCTAagatcttcaaaatgagcctccacaagtgatagaccaaaaattgtattgcaaaagtttgagagcctgaatatctgtcctcgaggtgcattctaccctgTAAAGTAAGAAAATTTTGAACCTTTTGCTGTTTCTGTAAGATGAACTGTGGTAAAACAGTGATGATCTGCATTCAGTCTTTTTCTCATTCTATCTCCCATACTGCAGGTTGTGTCCAGTGGAACCTACACCAAACCTTTAGTGTTGAAATCAGGGAAGCCCGCTGGCCATGGCACAATAACAGTGAGTGTTATTGGTTGTGTTGCATCGTTTCCACATATGCTATCATACATCATGGGGGCAGCTATCgttttgaaaacaacaaaacaaactgtaTCAGCACAGAAAATGTAACGATATCTTAGTACCCGTCATGCTTTTGCCAAGTCAGCACTGAGCGATGTATCTTACACATTTAATCAAGTTGTAGATTTCTTTTCATATATCGGAATAGAAATACAGAATTCAGAAGATGGACTCCCTCAGGAATATAAGTTTTACCCGATTAACCTCCAAAGCTTGTCTGTCTCCTTCAAGGTTGTTGCTGAGGAGGTTTCTGGTTCTACTGATGTCTTGAACTTGTCATTCCGAGCACAAAAACTTGATAAAAAGGTAAATACTGGCAGGTGTGTCACGTTTCAAACCAAATAATATCATACGGAAGAACTCATTCAATAATATTCACTGTGACCGTGTCACCCTTGCAGTCATAAAATTTTGCTTCATTTCATCTTTCATCACAAAATTAATCATTCTGCTTCTTCGCCTGAGACACCCTTGTGACCCTGGAATATACTTTTTGTGACCCCATTTGACTTGACATCTCAAACTTGATGTATTCATGATTGTGAGGTCttccaaaatttgaatttttaatagATACCCTATCTTAAAAGGACATAGTCGCTCTCTTGTGAacttttttcatgcattttgtttgatatgaataagtactttttatcttttaacttcttgaaacatgctgacATACTGgtaacagagaaacaaattgtagtacccaagatttacagatatttgaaattcaaaatggctgccatctcagtgttaactctatgaagaaaagtacaattttcgattttcaagaaactaagaggttgaaagttttacttatggcatcattttacaagtggtatagccacaaactgatgacgtcaagttactgtacacaatacacagtgtcATAAAtacaaggcgtctgtgttttgtgtacggcgatttgacgtcatcagtttgtggctataccactaaATGGTGTTTTTCTTACTGCAAGGGCTTCACAATGAACTCTCACAAGAGGTAGATAAGAagagaactgaaaaagtttgagagtccaaatattgtCCGTGCGTCGCATTCTACCTGAGTAGAACATTACAGGCTATGTAACTTGGTGGAAAACTGTCGAATTGACTCAGAATATCTGTAAATCACTTAGTGTGCAACAGTAGAGTGCCACAGGTAAACCATACAAACCACTTCCTTTCTGACATACATGTCAACACTTTGTTGgatattttacttttctgtatttttccccGAATGCTAGGATCTCTTTGGTAAATCTGATCCGTACTTGGAATTCTGGAAGGCTGATAACCGTGGtgattttattcttgttcaTCGGACAGAGGTAAGCAGCACACCTTTACcagtttttaagttttttttctcaattatcTGTAGctatttaacccttttaccaGCATGATTTGGTCCAAACCCAGTGGTGAGTATGGACCTGTTACAGTTTACAGGGAATAACTGGTTCATAATCATACTTATAGAGGCTGTCCTTCTTACTAACTTCTGGAAACTATTTCCTGATATATAATTCAAAGGCAACTTGCTATTCAGTTGCTTGTCAGTTTGCtaaaaattttctattttctgggtcACATGACTATAATGGATTATGAATCTGATGCAAATATATAACGTTAGACTAACAGCCCATTTTATGCTATAGAGAATTGAGCACTTCCTGGTATATTGAGGGGTTTTTTTCTAATCAACAAGATTGATTTAAATGATGTCAATCACAATTATtgcattgaaaatgtaaatattttctctGAATGTTATgccaaactttcaaaatttctgcGTACAAGGATGATGAGATGGCTCCCGTTTACTGCCAATGTTGATATGAAAACGGTTATGATGACACGTCACATGGTTGCAGCAATGGATTCCTTCAAAAAGTAGCCAGAGTTGACAAAGTTGCGATCACACAATCAGTGCCATGACAGCCTGTCTAGAAATCACTCGTGTGTTAAATTCTAccggttgttgtttttgtttcaatgaaATCACAGGTCATCAAGAACAATCAAAATCCGACATGGAAACCTTTCAAGATTTCTGTACAATCGTTGTGCAATGGTGATTACGAGAAAAAAATCAAGGTAAATTCGATACTTCTTTTTTGGTCGTTTTGGTGATTCCAAGATGACCTTTTCCCCAGAAATATGTAGtattgaaaattcaactttttcTCTGTTTTCGAGAAAAATACCGATTTTCAGCAGTTGAGTTAAGAATTCATTGAATGTGCTTAGCTGTTCAACTAGTAAAAGATAGATCCATACTGATGAAAATACACTGTACAAGGAGGTGAGATAATTTAGGgtcaatgaaaacaaacaattcTAGGCAGATCTGCCCAGTACTCTGATGAGCGTACAGCTGTGTGGTAAATGCAGTTCTTGTGCTGTCATCAGCTGGGAAGTAGGAGTAAGGTGACGCACATGCAAATATGACCGATAACACcaataaaaattgtgaaattaatcCAAGACAAAGCTCTTGCCCTCTAGATAGTGATTTACTGGGGTCATGGAGGTAGTAAAGGACATCCATGTTTAGATATTTACCTTTCTGTATGATTCATTCAATATTTACACAGACAACAGTATGGTCAGTTGTTGTTTCCTTTTATTGCTTTGATTACGTCTTTATTCAAGAAATGTGCAAATGTATTGCATTGTGTCATATGGAAATTAGCAATGAGATGGAAAAAGTGCTTTGTCAAGCTATGTGGATGCTAAGTTGCAAATGTGTTTCACCATGAGCTACATGTAGCTCCgtggtttttagctactatagactatagtctatagaagctattgggatgggtatccgtccggcgtccgtcgtcagtctgtatgtatgtatgtatgtatatatgtatgtatgtatgtatgtatgtatgtatgtccgtttgtgaggcgtccgtccactcaaatatcttgagaaccgcagtacttactgatttgatatttgttgtgtagatgaaaaatatgattttgagaaactattttttttaattttttgatattgttgaaaataggcaaattaatgccaaaaaaggtgtttttggtaaaaaatcttcttcttcataaccactggtcagacagctttgttatttggtatacaggtccctagggataacccaacttagatttgttcaaattgtgatgaaatatgcaaatgtgtatttttaaggaatttttttgtcatttttggtcaaaatttgacttacattgtatgtaattcttgtactgtataaaaccctatcaattcacccagaaaaaaataattaatatgattttaaataattgaattaattaggaaatcatcaaagccaaaataattttagtgtggaattatcagaaagttcaacttttttgacagtccatagtgaaatgcttaacatcttggaggattaaaacatgtaaaggcaactttcctgaatcccaactttgatatattctgaaccaccatttatgttatctaatagaaattgctcataatagtttgtcatgatagggtggtcaaataaatagagatagagaaagttctaatttccatttatggttgacttggtaaggataaaataagattactttttgaggaaaaaaatagagtggtcaattaaaagagtagtcaaagtgatagggtttttatggtaaagctgagctgtaagattcctcgtgctatttatagcaattatgcaatctgtgtaaacagtgcaatgaaagtgtaacatgattccttataatgcttttgatgaccttgaacttcttaagttacaaacatttgtctcttcagtgtgctttctctgagtacgtactgtctcaacttattcaacagaacttacttacaatgttaatttgaaagttaaaatatgcttggttaataggatgaaaatactgatattaaaagataacctgctcaagattctttataacctgacagatacgctgttttttttatgacgtaaatcttgatttaagcaagtcttgtttcttaattagaatgtaattaactctcgtttatttgctattatagactaatatagtctcatgaaatatgcaaatttgtatttttacggaatttttttccctttttggtcaggccatcctgaaatgagctatcaaagatatccaccttcttcatcaatacatgtgtcacaaaaggttattctctacataacacagcagagctctgtcaactgttgagtcgcttgtttttttcaaaaccgctggtcagaccgctttaatatttggtttacatgtccctaggatgaccttagtgagatcatttcatacagtcaggaaatacttaattttgtatccatgtctatagtagcttcagggactttggccctatgtttttaagTTCTGTGCAAATAAAACAGAGAAGCAAATTACTGTAGATCATTGTAGTATGCAAATTTAACAGGCTGCCAGGTTCTTATGGATAAAATTTGAGAAAGTTCTCTCGATCGGGCAATTTGTCCTTGTCATTGCATTTCATTTCACCTTCAAAACTGAGGCATAACAACAGCAAAACCTCGAAAATAATGAATTAATGTTTGACACCAAAGTTTATAATAATACCAATGGAACTGTAAATGCTCTGATCCAAAATGAGATTACCATTCATAATTGTTCTTTCATTTCAGGTCATTTGTTATGATTGGGATAGTGATGGAAGCCATGATCTGATTGGTGAATTCTTCACTTCAGTTCAGGAGCTTATTGATAATGCTGACAGGCAGGTAAATACGTgtcatatattatattataggagtaccggtatattgatggtgcaaatacagtgatctgattggttgagacttGAAAACAATCATGCTATATTCACAATATTGCATGGTTTGAACAGGCACGagctctcagctagagaaaaTTCCCTTTTATATGTTTTACGGCAGGCtttcaatttaatgtaatgatataatagcaataaacaacCTCAGCAACGGGTATctaccactcaattttgaccagttcagtcCATATACTGTATGCACTTGCTATGCacatatgttgtgaactggtcaaaatctcatagtacatgtataccgtcactgggtgtgTTTTATTGCTTACTCTTTGCATGTCAAAGGGGAGCACAATTGTTTTGTCCAAATACCATCTTTTAAGACAATGAATTGTGTGGAAAGTGACAAGATTAAACTACACCAATAAGAGATATTGTTCACTTGCTTAAAAAACACGAGTTGATCACATGAAGACTTGTTCAGTGGGGAGAGCTTCAGTTAAAGAATGTAGCAAACACTTTGAGGGTGTTTGTTAGTGTTTGTTTTCTCCAGAACATGCTGGTCATGGGCAATTCAGGAAGTCCTATGAAACTCTCACACTTTACCCCGACATCCAGCACCATAGCATGTGAGAGAAGTTATGATTTAAGTGTGTTAATACAATACTGTATTTTTAGCACCCATGCAAAATGCTCATGAAATTTGCCTGTGAAATCTTTTCAGTGTAACTATTACTCACTCACAGTTATTGTATATTGTTTCATAACAAACAGTTTGACTGGCAGTGTATACATCCTaagaagcaaaagaaaaagaagaattaTGCTCACTCTGGGCTGGTGTTCATGACATCGTGTAAGGTGAGAACACTGCCctctatgtacatgtacaagggAGATGTAAAGCCAATTGCCACGTACATGTAGTTGTCATGACACACAGAGGAAATTCCTCCACAGAAAATGGttatcattttgaaatgtaaatacaCCAATAACTGTCGGcaacatatttatcatgaatttgcataaatttacacttctgtCTTACCTAACTTGCGACTGCTTGtcatgctaaaaggtgaacccaaccagtACTTTAATCTTGGGGtaacaaatcaatgaaaattgaatgaatctttgcaaaaaagagattttgagcaaaagccAAAGTGTTTTGTGCAAAATCACCTTATCCCATAGATTAAATTATAGACTGCAGGAAAAGGATCAACGAAGGAAATTCCTGCCgtttacattgtacatgtattgttaGTGACTTTTGACGGAAAGACATTGACCCATGAAAGACAACATGCCATTTCATGAGACAATGTTTCCCATTTACTGACTAATCTGTCTGAAATGTGCACTTCACACAAACCATATTACAACAATTTCCAAAGTATAGAATGCAGTGTATTACTATTTTAACTGCAATTTTTAGCTTCCTTTAAATAGGCACTGTTGGCTCCCTAATTTTTTAATTGTCAATTCCCAAAATGATTTTCTGTCATGTTTCAGGCAGTAAATACACACTTAGTGTCAAGTTTGTCAGTGTTTAGACATTAAAAGGTTGCTATAATTGTCCTTTTATATTAGGTGACCAGAGAATATTCTTTTCTGGATTATATCTTTGGAGGCTGCCAGCTGAATTTCACTGTAAGTGaaactttcataatttttttgtgtgtgcaaaATTACAGCATACTTCGCAAATATATTATTCTGGTGTGTATACCAATGAATACCTGTCTTAATTATCAGTGAGTTTTTCCAGAATGCATGAAATCAAGACAAAATTTGAGCttcatgaaaagtaaaagaagcaaaacccaaacaaacatacaaacaaacaaaattatgaaacattgagTGGAATAACCCAGATCACTCTTTACAATGTAGTTCTCCTCCGGATAAGTATAGTGATTGTTAgatcttgaattttgtgaacttatATTCAGAGAAGGTGATACAAGTATCCTGGcatacaatgtacatgaaattttctaattttgctTAACTTTTCAGGTTGGGATAGATTTCACAGGATCCAATGGAGATCCCTCAAGTCCGTCATCTCTGCATTATATCAATCCGTACGGACCAAATGAGTATGCCCAGGCTATTATGGCAGTTGGGAATGTAGTTCAGGATTATGACAGGTATCCCGGCATCTAAATCTCCGTTATCTCTCATTTTCTTCCTAATAATTGCAGATGCATGTACCCCATGGGAATGGATTTGTTGTAGAATATTTTAGAGAATCTAACTTCATTGAGGTAGTTTCTTTGTCGGAGAAAGCAacatttgtatacagtgtttCAGTGTTTGGCCTTTACTGGTGATGTGCATCCAATCGGATCATACTATGTTTTGACACACTCTTGTTGGAAGAGCAATAACATGCATATTCGCACACAGTGTTCAGAAACAAGAATCTGGACTAACACAACATGTGAACGGATAACGAACATTCACTGAAATAATTCTAACGAGATATAAGTACAGTACACAGTCAGTTAATATTGTTTGAAATTCCGAACTTCACCATGTGTAAGAATATCTCTGCATTTGTTGTTTCAGTGATAAGCTCTTCCCAGCATTAGGCTTTGGAGCCAAAATACCACCAAACTACGCAGTGTCTCATGAATTCGCTGTCAACTTCAACATGAGCAATCCCTTCTGTGCAGGTTTGTAACAAACAATACTCTGCTTTTCTCAAAACTATTGTGTTAGGAAAACAAAGCTGTGTTTGCTAGACTTTCAGCTTTGTTGTTTTTACTCCACAAAAAATTGATGTTACATGTTTTTCAAGTTATTGAATTAGTGAAACAGCAAAATAAGTCATGTCTTTGACTCAAGCGTATGATATACAAATGTATATGTGTACTGCAAGGAATGTTGTTGTTCCACagttaatttttgaattttgtttaaccctttgcaccatTTGTTACCATTTTTAACCACACCTGAGGACTGGCAAAAATTCTCACCCCTTATTGTTTGTGAAGACTCAGTGTTGTGGTCAGTCACACTGTGATGTGACTGCAGTTGTTTTGTATCATCTATGTTGGTAAATGCAGTATCCACAAAGTATGGAACATTGCTCTTTAGCTCCTAGTGGACTCTGTGTGTAGCTGTGTTCCTGTGCCTAAAATTTTCACAGCCATGTAAAAAGAATAGTGATTCCTAACAGCGCAAAGGACAGTTGACTTGCTACTTCTCTCTTCAAATTGAATTTCCTGTGCACAGATTAGATGTTTGCTTTGAGTGTTGATTCAAAGTACCGTAGAAAAGGTGAAAGTGATGGGCTATGACTCTGTCACACAAGCAGCAGGTCTACATTTTACGTGGGAAAGTGATGTATTTTCTGAACTAGGTTGTTGTATGAATTCCAACCAGGTGTACAAGGTGTGCTTCAGGCTTATGAGAACTGTATCAGACAAGTCAAGCTTTGGGGTCCTACTAATGTATCACCGATCATAAACCATGTTGCAAGATTTGCAAAGGCAGCTCAAGAGGAACCAGGTGCTTCGGTAAGTGACCTCTTTTTACCATGACCTTTACCCTTAAATAGAAGGAACCTCTTTTACCATGACGTCTAAACTTAAAGGTatgctgtcacctgttccaattttgtcacagttaccatggaaagagaaaatctaagcaatcacagatttttaagcgggtggctgctttttaaaaacagcgtcctcacatgggcattttgaatacaaaggaacacccctttgaccatttGTATATGTGGGCATATGTAGATTACAGTTGACGTTGACTGCATACCTTTAAATAGAAAtgttacaaattgtattgttaaaGAATGCACTTTATTTTGTTAAGTCTTTGGTagttgtaaatttaaatttgtgacAGCATAGCATTCTTTGCAGGCAATCATAAAATGTCAGTACTTCTTTTGAATCTGAATCTGCACATTTCACAGACATGACATCAAAACTTCCTTCCCATTGTGTAGTTTCTTATCGGCA
Proteins encoded in this window:
- the LOC139147603 gene encoding copine-3-like is translated as MAAPYTMAAHMVPGSAGTPATKVELRISCHKLLDKDVTSKSDPLVVLLMEHGSRWYEVARTDRVKNSLNPAFSKALTVDYFFEEVQKLKFAVYDIDNTTVQLDDDDFLGQHETTLGQVVSSGTYTKPLVLKSGKPAGHGTITVVAEEVSGSTDVLNLSFRAQKLDKKDLFGKSDPYLEFWKADNRGDFILVHRTEVIKNNQNPTWKPFKISVQSLCNGDYEKKIKVICYDWDSDGSHDLIGEFFTSVQELIDNADRQFDWQCIHPKKQKKKKNYAHSGLVFMTSCKVTREYSFLDYIFGGCQLNFTVGIDFTGSNGDPSSPSSLHYINPYGPNEYAQAIMAVGNVVQDYDSDKLFPALGFGAKIPPNYAVSHEFAVNFNMSNPFCAGVQGVLQAYENCIRQVKLWGPTNVSPIINHVARFAKAAQEEPGASQYFILLVMTDGVITDMDQAREAIVYASHLPMSIIIVGVGNADFTDMRVLDGDDGVLKTIRGERVARDIVQFVPYRDFKNAGQAALAKNVLAEVPGQVKDYFQKRGIPPNSRPDDVQSQASAPPPSS